From a single Oceanobacillus kimchii X50 genomic region:
- a CDS encoding DHA2 family efflux MFS transporter permease subunit gives MTNVESLHKKPPYGMIAILFIGAFVAILNETLLNVALPSIMNEFEVSPTAVQWLTNGYMLVNGILIPASAFLIQRFTNKSLFLTAMSLFTIGTVLASISPTFAVLLIARLIQAAGSAVMMPLLMNVMLTAFPIEKRGTAMGTFGLVMVVAPALGPTLSGWIVEHYDWRTLFDIVIPIALLSLIIGMFKLKNVTPQREIKLDVFSIILSSFGFGGLLYGFSSAGEQGWSSPYVYGTIIIGVISVIALVLRQLKMEEPMLQFKIFKYPMFALSSAISIVLAMALFSGMILLPLYVQTVRGFTPFEAGLLMLPGALVMGFMSPITGRLFDKFGARTLAILGLLITMSTTYFFTQLDLETTFGQMMLVFAIRSFGMSMVMMPVMTNGLNQLPMHENPHGTAMNNTLQQVSGAIGSALLITIMNNRTETKAEELAQSAMNSIDPSQMPSEQAMATMEAEIMNEAMLQGINFSFFISLLIMGIALVLSFFIRRIGTDGKMITKEKLKTRNKTEYSS, from the coding sequence ATGACGAATGTAGAATCACTTCATAAAAAACCGCCTTACGGTATGATCGCAATATTATTTATTGGTGCATTCGTTGCAATTTTAAATGAGACTTTGCTTAATGTTGCATTGCCATCCATTATGAACGAGTTTGAAGTTAGCCCAACTGCTGTGCAGTGGTTAACAAATGGTTATATGCTGGTAAATGGTATATTAATACCTGCGAGTGCATTTTTGATTCAACGCTTTACAAATAAAAGTTTATTTTTAACGGCAATGTCGTTATTTACAATCGGAACAGTGTTGGCGAGTATATCTCCAACCTTTGCCGTACTGCTTATTGCAAGATTAATACAAGCTGCAGGTTCAGCGGTAATGATGCCATTACTGATGAACGTTATGCTAACTGCTTTTCCAATTGAAAAACGTGGAACTGCGATGGGTACATTCGGTCTGGTAATGGTCGTTGCACCAGCTCTAGGCCCGACATTATCAGGATGGATTGTAGAACATTATGACTGGAGAACTTTATTTGATATTGTTATTCCAATTGCATTACTATCATTAATTATTGGGATGTTCAAGCTGAAGAATGTAACTCCTCAACGTGAAATTAAACTTGATGTATTTTCAATTATATTATCTAGCTTTGGTTTCGGGGGGTTATTATATGGATTTAGTTCTGCTGGAGAACAAGGTTGGAGTAGCCCATATGTATATGGAACAATTATAATAGGTGTCATTTCTGTCATTGCTTTAGTTCTGCGCCAATTAAAAATGGAAGAGCCCATGCTACAGTTTAAGATTTTTAAATACCCAATGTTTGCATTATCATCTGCGATTTCGATCGTTTTAGCAATGGCACTATTCTCCGGAATGATTTTACTGCCATTATACGTACAGACAGTTCGAGGATTTACACCATTTGAAGCTGGATTATTAATGTTACCTGGTGCACTCGTAATGGGATTCATGTCTCCAATTACGGGAAGACTGTTTGATAAGTTTGGTGCACGCACATTAGCGATTCTAGGATTGTTAATTACGATGTCAACGACTTACTTTTTTACTCAATTGGACTTGGAAACAACGTTTGGACAGATGATGCTCGTATTTGCGATACGTAGTTTCGGTATGTCGATGGTAATGATGCCTGTTATGACAAACGGTTTAAATCAGTTACCAATGCATGAGAATCCTCATGGTACAGCGATGAACAATACGTTGCAACAAGTTTCAGGAGCAATTGGCTCAGCTTTACTTATTACAATTATGAATAATAGAACAGAAACAAAAGCGGAAGAACTAGCACAATCTGCAATGAATAGTATAGACCCAAGTCAAATGCCATCTGAACAAGCGATGGCAACAATGGAAGCAGAGATTATGAATGAAGCAATGCTTCAGGGAATTAACTTTTCTTTCTTTATTTCCTTATTAATTATGGGAATAGCTTTAGTCTTATCTTTCTTTATTCGTAGAATTGGTACAGATGGGAAAATGATTACCAAAGAAAAACTAAAAACTAGAAATAAAACAGAGTATAGTTCTTAA
- a CDS encoding TetR/AcrR family transcriptional regulator gives MNHKKKQIIDAAQSLFIKKGFTSTSIQDILNVASISKGTFYNYFTSKNECLIELLQLIREEIVYERKHLESSKEASDKSVFIKQIAVRFHIDRKHNLLALFSSLPTASKEDDELHIYIKTQYLQEIVWIAERLTSIYGKFIKKHAFDYAVSLLGNLHFTSKVMYDVKPHILEVETIINFSLSQLDNIINTHSNDKPILFQTEYFHPYMEKPNGSIKEFKFEMKQILANLEQQINHANEPKTSHFIDFLYGELEAQEPRIFLLESVIQSLIHAFEGSDNEKNARHLLTLLCYMEKQES, from the coding sequence ATGAATCACAAAAAAAAGCAAATTATTGATGCTGCTCAATCGTTATTTATAAAAAAAGGATTTACTTCTACTTCTATTCAAGATATTTTGAACGTGGCATCTATATCAAAAGGCACGTTCTATAACTATTTCACTTCTAAAAATGAATGCTTAATCGAGTTGTTACAATTAATAAGAGAAGAAATAGTTTATGAACGTAAACATCTGGAATCTTCAAAAGAGGCTAGTGATAAATCTGTTTTTATTAAACAAATCGCAGTGCGGTTTCATATTGATAGAAAACATAATTTACTTGCGTTATTTTCATCATTACCTACTGCATCCAAAGAGGATGATGAACTTCACATTTATATCAAAACTCAGTATTTACAAGAGATCGTTTGGATTGCAGAACGATTAACTTCTATTTATGGAAAGTTTATAAAAAAACACGCTTTTGATTACGCCGTAAGTTTACTTGGAAATTTACATTTCACTTCCAAAGTTATGTACGATGTGAAACCTCATATTTTAGAAGTAGAAACCATTATTAACTTCTCTTTATCCCAGTTAGACAATATTATAAATACTCATTCAAACGATAAGCCTATTCTTTTCCAAACGGAATATTTTCATCCTTATATGGAAAAACCAAATGGTTCTATAAAAGAATTCAAATTCGAAATGAAACAAATATTAGCAAACTTAGAACAACAAATTAATCATGCTAATGAACCAAAAACAAGTCACTTTATTGATTTCTTGTATGGAGAATTAGAAGCACAAGAACCAAGAATTTTCCTTTTAGAAAGTGTTATCCAATCTTTAATTCATGCATTTGAAGGGTCTGATAACGAAAAAAATGCCAGGCACTTATTAACCTTGCTTTGCTATATGGAAAAACAAGAATCATAA
- a CDS encoding ribonuclease YeeF family protein, translating into MKTMDIKQLHTQIDQTQSMLDQSREKLDEMKKAVNSLLESEEMFTGEAAESVRTFYRETHLPLQQYVLDMIENYDANLRKIRMNLYQIEPSDSGRIDEEFLRRDVEQSLKKAGNVTMSLTDSVNRSLSSIRDIVSIPNLDDQEFHENISRSRKHVLDTVDKMYEFDHNAANILNNQFVDIKNVNKYMSELNGLLTNRDISVGTYEAKQLFHYEFHQEFIDRLKRQG; encoded by the coding sequence ATGAAAACAATGGATATTAAACAACTACATACACAAATTGATCAAACACAATCTATGCTGGATCAATCTCGTGAAAAGCTTGATGAAATGAAAAAAGCTGTAAATAGTCTATTAGAGTCTGAGGAGATGTTTACAGGGGAAGCTGCTGAATCGGTACGTACTTTTTATCGTGAGACACACTTGCCTTTACAACAATACGTTCTGGATATGATTGAAAATTATGATGCAAATTTAAGAAAAATAAGAATGAATTTATATCAAATTGAACCTAGTGATAGTGGCAGGATTGATGAAGAGTTTTTACGTAGAGATGTGGAGCAGTCATTAAAAAAAGCTGGCAATGTGACCATGTCACTTACCGACTCCGTTAATCGTAGTCTTTCTTCTATTAGGGATATTGTCTCCATCCCTAATTTAGATGACCAAGAATTTCATGAAAATATTAGTCGTTCTAGAAAACATGTCTTGGATACAGTGGACAAGATGTACGAATTTGATCATAATGCTGCAAATATCTTGAATAACCAGTTTGTAGATATAAAAAACGTAAATAAATATATGTCTGAATTAAATGGATTGCTTACCAATCGAGATATAAGTGTAGGAACATATGAAGCGAAACAATTATTTCATTATGAATTTCATCAGGAGTTTATAGACCGATTGAAGAGACAGGGGTAA
- a CDS encoding DUF6612 family protein — MKRLVLLLLFTIIILSACSENKEDIVEKALQTEDTLESYATDYGIAINVETEFRNESSSVQGNATIVENPAALHQVFTSTTSNNESSVEGYMVKEDSYIKEGDSEWIYQQIEPDAIQFEPSYHDILSIIEQVHENTEFTEQDSTYQLSFEGFNRQIYDALSSPFNVELTGFELDDDVEQKLVILINKDDHTIQSLQYDIVAENSDTGKVTMDIHMDYNNFNEVEEITIPEEVKDSAS, encoded by the coding sequence ATGAAGAGATTGGTGTTGCTTTTATTATTTACAATTATTATCTTATCAGCTTGTTCAGAAAATAAGGAAGATATTGTTGAAAAAGCACTACAAACAGAAGATACTTTAGAAAGTTACGCTACAGATTATGGAATTGCAATCAATGTCGAGACAGAATTTCGTAATGAATCTTCTTCCGTACAAGGAAATGCAACCATTGTGGAAAATCCAGCAGCACTACATCAGGTTTTCACATCAACAACGTCGAATAATGAATCCTCCGTAGAAGGATATATGGTTAAAGAAGATAGTTATATTAAAGAAGGTGATTCAGAATGGATCTACCAACAAATAGAACCAGACGCTATACAATTTGAACCATCCTATCACGATATTCTTAGTATTATTGAGCAAGTACATGAAAATACGGAGTTTACAGAACAAGATAGTACATATCAACTTTCATTTGAAGGATTTAACCGACAAATATATGATGCGTTATCAAGCCCCTTTAACGTAGAACTTACAGGCTTCGAGCTTGATGATGATGTAGAACAAAAACTAGTCATTTTAATTAACAAAGATGACCACACCATACAATCATTACAATACGATATTGTAGCAGAGAATTCGGATACAGGAAAGGTCACAATGGACATCCACATGGACTACAATAATTTTAATGAAGTGGAAGAAATCACTATCCCTGAGGAAGTGAAAGATTCTGCTTCCTAA
- a CDS encoding sigma-70 family RNA polymerase sigma factor: MNENRDLEEFLKQNERRVYYQIHQLQIDDKDEEYFQEGLVAMWKAYENYQPDKGSLSTYMNYTIRNRLIDAIRKGGKEKELLEKFKKQYQVDTTSGNYRNPTGVSHILIDNEAEVKSEMDINREFWKVIRSLLTEKEWKWVRYYVIEGMSQQEIANQEKVTLVAVKGWAREVRKKLRSAGWENLKKF, from the coding sequence ATGAATGAAAACAGGGATTTAGAGGAATTTCTAAAGCAAAATGAGCGGAGGGTGTACTACCAAATACATCAATTACAAATCGACGACAAAGACGAGGAATATTTTCAAGAAGGTTTGGTGGCAATGTGGAAAGCATATGAAAACTATCAACCAGATAAAGGATCACTTTCCACATATATGAATTATACGATTAGAAATCGACTCATCGACGCAATTCGAAAAGGGGGGAAAGAGAAGGAGCTATTGGAAAAGTTTAAAAAACAATATCAAGTAGATACCACATCTGGAAATTATCGTAATCCTACGGGAGTTAGTCATATATTGATAGACAACGAGGCGGAAGTTAAAAGTGAAATGGACATAAATAGAGAATTCTGGAAAGTAATACGTAGTTTACTTACAGAAAAAGAATGGAAATGGGTACGTTATTATGTAATAGAGGGAATGTCTCAACAGGAAATAGCCAATCAAGAAAAAGTTACATTAGTAGCAGTCAAAGGTTGGGCAAGAGAGGTTAGAAAGAAACTTCGATCAGCAGGATGGGAAAATTTAAAAAAATTTTAA